A genomic stretch from Sphingobacterium sp. ML3W includes:
- a CDS encoding TlpA disulfide reductase family protein, whose protein sequence is MEKTKTVGIFSLAVLKIRLLADFLLNNKKGLSATNQATATISYGVANGIFPNRNFVSMFSLSVQKPREDSGAYGLKNDRSQIKEFLTSVLERCSPVNSIKYYVLLIIFLFKFEGVQAQLNDKSIQDNTAYPVMVGESVPEDFYTKKHLFYVDGTTVTKSFEEYKGKMIILDFWASWCGMCLSQMGKAEKLSQKYGDKVAFVLVNAKHRRDDLSKIKKTYGETLSQIGGSTLPTVYNDEYLFHLFPHASIPRYVWVSPRGIVLAITGHSFVNSEQIDEVINMLRGQGNYE, encoded by the coding sequence ATGGAGAAAACAAAAACCGTGGGTATCTTTTCGCTTGCGGTGCTTAAAATTCGATTATTGGCTGATTTTCTGTTGAATAACAAAAAAGGTTTATCCGCAACTAACCAAGCTACTGCAACAATAAGCTATGGTGTTGCAAACGGAATATTTCCGAATAGGAATTTTGTTTCTATGTTTAGTTTATCGGTTCAGAAGCCCCGTGAGGACAGCGGGGCCTATGGGCTTAAAAATGACAGATCTCAAATTAAAGAATTTCTAACGTCTGTTTTAGAGAGATGTAGTCCTGTAAATTCTATAAAGTACTATGTTTTATTAATTATTTTTCTGTTCAAGTTTGAAGGAGTACAAGCACAATTAAATGACAAAAGTATTCAGGATAATACGGCGTATCCTGTAATGGTTGGGGAATCTGTTCCAGAGGACTTTTACACAAAAAAACATCTTTTTTATGTCGATGGAACTACTGTTACGAAAAGTTTTGAAGAATACAAAGGTAAGATGATTATTCTCGACTTTTGGGCAAGCTGGTGTGGTATGTGTCTTTCACAGATGGGAAAAGCTGAGAAGCTGAGCCAAAAGTATGGGGATAAAGTAGCTTTTGTGCTTGTCAATGCAAAGCACCGTAGGGACGATCTTTCTAAAATAAAGAAAACCTATGGCGAAACATTGTCCCAAATTGGTGGAAGCACACTTCCGACAGTCTATAATGATGAATACCTGTTCCACTTATTTCCGCACGCTTCTATTCCACGGTATGTATGGGTATCCCCGCGTGGTATTGTTCTGGCCATTACCGGTCATAGCTTTGTGAATAGCGAACAGATTGATGAGGTTATTAACATGTTGAGGGGGCAGGGAAATTATGAATAG
- a CDS encoding NADP-dependent oxidoreductase — protein sequence MKAIVLKTFGGIEHLLYQEIEKPKIKANEVLVKVKAIGINPVDVKVRSRQAPLAEDLAKYHPLILGWDISGEITEIGDEVVGLGLGDQVFGMVNFVGHGRAYAEYVAAPADQLAVKPQNISHTEAAASALAALTAWQAFDSYGKLRPTDRVLIHAASGGVGHFAVQIAKYIGAHVIATASAANREFVLGLGANEFIDYKNTAFEKVLDPVDFVLEAIGGQNFQKSVQVLKPFGTIVTLPSGHSKTDELKAQDKKLHTCYFMSVYSSGEDMCHIASLLKKGVLKPHISHVFDFDEMGKAHLQIESNRTVGKVVVRL from the coding sequence ATGAAAGCAATTGTACTGAAAACATTTGGCGGAATCGAACATCTATTGTATCAGGAAATCGAAAAACCCAAAATAAAAGCCAATGAGGTATTGGTTAAAGTAAAGGCAATCGGCATCAATCCGGTCGACGTCAAGGTGCGTAGCCGACAAGCGCCTCTGGCTGAAGACCTCGCAAAATACCATCCCCTAATCCTGGGGTGGGATATTTCTGGTGAGATTACCGAAATAGGTGATGAAGTAGTTGGCCTTGGCCTTGGCGATCAGGTATTCGGAATGGTCAATTTCGTCGGCCATGGCAGAGCCTATGCGGAGTATGTAGCAGCACCTGCGGATCAGCTTGCTGTGAAACCTCAAAACATAAGCCATACGGAAGCCGCGGCAAGCGCGCTGGCGGCTTTGACGGCATGGCAGGCTTTTGATAGCTACGGTAAGCTGAGACCAACGGACCGCGTACTGATCCATGCAGCATCCGGTGGCGTGGGACATTTTGCAGTGCAGATCGCAAAATATATCGGAGCGCATGTCATCGCAACGGCATCGGCAGCAAACAGGGAATTTGTATTGGGATTGGGTGCAAACGAATTTATTGATTATAAAAATACAGCCTTTGAGAAAGTATTGGATCCTGTTGACTTTGTCCTGGAAGCTATCGGAGGCCAAAATTTTCAGAAATCGGTTCAGGTACTGAAGCCTTTCGGAACGATAGTGACCTTACCTTCGGGGCACAGCAAGACGGATGAGTTAAAAGCGCAGGATAAAAAGCTTCATACCTGTTATTTTATGTCGGTCTATTCAAGTGGAGAGGATATGTGTCACATTGCATCACTACTGAAAAAGGGGGTACTGAAACCGCACATCAGTCATGTTTTCGATTTTGACGAAATGGGCAAGGCGCATTTGCAGATTGAATCAAACCGTACGGTTGGTAAAGTTGTCGTTAGATTATGA
- a CDS encoding AraC family transcriptional regulator, with protein sequence MAKKENLHKSLEVYYEKVDSCPIRDRQFNFFEFVYVISGKGSYAINGNDLPFTAGDLFLITPKDCHAFELGCTCEFMIVRFAPSYVKAYNWQSIDHIECLLYYSSHLSGSILVNTDDRLTVASLIDAIQRAVEQKNIYNEDLLRHLVNAIIVIAARNISITKPERLSPNADVRMLKILDYIQEHICCPDRMKISAIAQEFGVSPTYLGSYFRKQCNESIQQYISTYRIRQIEHRLRFSDRRVHEIAEEFGFADESHINKFFKRHKGVSLKAYRVSLQA encoded by the coding sequence ATGGCAAAAAAAGAAAATTTGCACAAGTCATTGGAGGTTTATTATGAAAAAGTGGACAGTTGCCCTATACGGGACCGACAGTTCAATTTTTTTGAATTTGTGTATGTTATATCGGGCAAGGGGAGTTATGCGATCAACGGTAATGATCTGCCTTTTACCGCCGGAGATCTTTTTCTGATCACGCCCAAAGATTGCCATGCATTCGAACTTGGGTGTACCTGTGAATTTATGATCGTCCGATTTGCTCCCAGTTATGTAAAGGCCTACAATTGGCAAAGTATTGACCATATCGAATGTTTATTATACTATTCATCCCATCTTTCCGGATCCATTTTGGTCAATACAGATGACAGGCTGACTGTTGCTTCTCTTATCGATGCCATTCAGCGTGCTGTCGAACAAAAAAATATCTATAATGAAGATTTGTTAAGACATCTTGTCAACGCTATTATTGTCATCGCCGCGAGAAATATTTCGATTACAAAACCTGAAAGGCTCTCACCCAATGCCGATGTCCGTATGTTGAAAATTCTGGACTACATACAGGAACATATTTGTTGTCCCGACCGCATGAAGATTTCAGCAATCGCCCAAGAGTTTGGTGTATCGCCGACTTACCTTGGTAGTTATTTCCGAAAGCAGTGCAATGAATCCATACAGCAATATATTTCTACCTATCGTATTCGGCAGATCGAACACCGTTTACGTTTTAGCGACAGAAGGGTGCATGAGATAGCTGAAGAATTCGGGTTTGCTGACGAGAGCCACATTAACAAGTTTTTCAAGAGACATAAAGGGGTAAGTCTCAAAGCATATCGCGTCAGCTTACAAGCGTAG
- a CDS encoding helix-turn-helix transcriptional regulator: protein MQIGGIEMHPSILGVIFIELLMLGAQGIYYLERPQEKDRIWYILFLALLLGLNVTNGILPNPLFGIPLYMQYVLRNGISFITVSLFPYRFLRKLQKTNHHNHRKREVLFLLTVPYPTLFVIIYIVFHDLEKAHRYTLFIPSLNNLIMTTLVTKSIWKISVRNLYGKRSPEEKIAFATIITWLFLYPTVHLNWGKTVETIFINLGPTSFNLLLLFNWIKINRREQEQLHKLMFLNSDNNLVLLTCKDYMFSKRETDIAVLLCHRLKRQQIAEKLFISVRTVDKHIERIFQKTGVSSREMLFKKLNMIP from the coding sequence ATGCAGATTGGTGGTATTGAAATGCATCCCAGCATACTGGGCGTAATTTTTATTGAACTATTGATGCTCGGAGCACAGGGCATCTATTATTTGGAACGTCCTCAGGAAAAAGACAGGATATGGTATATTCTTTTTTTGGCACTGTTGCTAGGCCTCAATGTGACCAACGGAATCCTTCCGAACCCTCTTTTTGGAATCCCCTTATACATGCAATATGTCCTTCGCAATGGAATCTCTTTCATAACGGTCTCCTTATTTCCGTATCGGTTTCTCAGGAAATTGCAGAAAACAAATCATCACAATCACAGAAAAAGAGAAGTACTCTTCCTTTTAACAGTACCTTATCCTACCCTGTTTGTCATTATTTATATAGTTTTTCATGACCTGGAAAAAGCACATCGTTATACACTCTTCATACCAAGCTTAAATAATCTTATCATGACTACCTTAGTCACCAAATCCATCTGGAAAATCTCAGTTAGAAATCTGTATGGAAAAAGATCCCCCGAAGAAAAAATTGCTTTTGCCACAATTATCACCTGGTTATTTCTATATCCTACTGTACATCTAAATTGGGGAAAAACAGTAGAAACTATTTTTATCAATCTCGGGCCAACATCTTTCAACCTGCTCCTTTTATTTAATTGGATCAAAATAAACCGACGGGAACAAGAGCAACTTCACAAGTTAATGTTCCTGAACTCCGATAATAACTTAGTTCTATTGACCTGCAAAGACTATATGTTTTCGAAAAGAGAGACAGATATCGCTGTACTTTTATGCCACAGATTGAAAAGACAGCAGATTGCAGAAAAACTCTTTATTTCGGTACGTACAGTTGATAAACACATCGAACGTATATTTCAAAAAACAGGAGTTTCATCCCGTGAAATGCTATTTAAAAAGCTAAATATGATTCCATAA
- a CDS encoding RteC domain-containing protein, with product MSPQEIDNRYSEMLEKLDAINGSIRESLLNLNASLLLIRETVYSLKEYIHTHPFLNNEEEITFFKYTKPRFAAWQIYCLELHNILSTIPIGTDEMIKGYYINEIGILERFFKMHSFYYQYYLKDEDAKDKLFFLRSNRSLFPPGGELLSTDPDFSTELDYLFSKFRAYEMLRDFMIRRVKLLFQEANYNFMNGLAHKRKRWWSGDKVELVEIAYGIYYTNRLNGGKAEISDIVGWLEESLNIDLSQAYRMFVDIRRRKTISFTKFLDEMRDAIHTNIDESLKHKSKSDR from the coding sequence ATGTCACCACAGGAAATAGATAACCGCTATTCGGAAATGCTTGAAAAACTGGATGCCATCAACGGTTCCATAAGAGAATCCCTCCTTAATCTAAATGCTTCATTACTGCTTATCCGTGAAACAGTTTATTCCTTGAAAGAATATATACATACTCATCCCTTTTTAAATAATGAAGAAGAAATAACGTTCTTCAAGTATACAAAACCTCGATTTGCCGCCTGGCAAATCTACTGCCTAGAACTCCATAATATCCTCTCTACCATACCCATCGGCACCGACGAAATGATAAAGGGTTATTATATCAATGAAATTGGAATACTGGAACGCTTTTTTAAAATGCATTCATTTTATTACCAATATTACCTAAAGGACGAAGATGCAAAAGACAAGCTATTTTTCCTGAGATCCAATAGATCGCTATTTCCTCCAGGCGGAGAATTACTATCTACTGATCCGGACTTCTCAACAGAACTGGATTATCTGTTCAGTAAATTTCGGGCTTACGAAATGCTTCGGGACTTTATGATTCGAAGAGTAAAACTCCTATTTCAGGAAGCCAATTATAACTTCATGAATGGATTAGCACATAAAAGAAAAAGGTGGTGGTCTGGTGATAAAGTTGAACTGGTAGAAATTGCTTACGGAATCTATTATACCAATAGGCTCAATGGCGGAAAGGCGGAAATTTCTGACATCGTGGGCTGGCTGGAAGAAAGTCTCAACATTGATCTCAGTCAGGCATACCGGATGTTTGTCGATATCAGAAGAAGGAAAACTATAAGCTTCACAAAATTCTTGGATGAAATGCGGGACGCCATACATACTAATATAGATGAATCTCTCAAACACAAATCTAAATCCGATCGCTAA
- a CDS encoding toprim domain-containing protein — protein METKRNAQQIREEVSLVELLSRLGHQPARRSGKDLFYLSMLRKENTPSLSVNDQLDVWFDHGGANLSGIKGGNVIDFALAYWHPTSFQEVLNRINDIMSLPTKGFSCDPARQKRSRQKATPVANYTIQEIKELGSNSSITQYIKSRGIWEQAKGKIKEVHYRIAEGPKKGKTYFSAGWQNENGGWELRNKIGIFEFKACLGRKGISFYKGSSEKLSLFEGFLDFLSWRKDQPTAPDSVIVLNSVNLLDTAMEKASSFPAINVYFDRDKAGESAFLLLQKKLPQVQDCSDCYLNYKDYNEMLLARKPPRLPWEEENVYNKILATYRR, from the coding sequence ATGGAAACTAAGAGAAACGCCCAACAGATAAGGGAAGAAGTCTCATTGGTTGAACTTCTTTCCCGTCTGGGCCATCAGCCCGCACGAAGATCTGGTAAAGATCTTTTCTACCTGAGTATGCTCCGCAAGGAAAATACACCTTCTCTCTCGGTCAACGATCAATTGGACGTTTGGTTTGATCACGGAGGAGCAAACCTTTCGGGTATAAAAGGTGGCAATGTCATTGATTTCGCACTAGCTTATTGGCATCCGACATCATTCCAGGAGGTCCTCAATAGAATAAATGATATCATGTCATTACCTACAAAAGGATTTTCCTGTGATCCTGCCAGACAAAAACGGTCCCGACAGAAGGCAACACCTGTCGCCAATTATACCATACAGGAAATTAAAGAACTTGGTAGTAATTCCTCTATTACACAGTATATTAAAAGCCGTGGTATTTGGGAGCAGGCAAAAGGCAAAATAAAAGAAGTCCATTACCGTATTGCCGAAGGCCCCAAAAAGGGGAAGACATATTTCTCTGCTGGATGGCAAAACGAAAATGGTGGTTGGGAGCTCAGAAATAAAATCGGAATATTCGAGTTTAAAGCTTGTCTCGGGAGGAAGGGGATTTCTTTTTATAAAGGATCTTCCGAAAAATTATCCCTTTTTGAAGGTTTTCTCGATTTTCTCAGCTGGCGGAAAGATCAACCTACCGCACCGGACTCTGTGATCGTGCTTAACTCAGTCAACCTTTTGGATACCGCCATGGAAAAAGCATCATCTTTTCCTGCCATCAACGTTTATTTTGACCGTGACAAAGCTGGTGAATCAGCATTTCTTTTACTACAGAAAAAGCTTCCTCAGGTGCAGGACTGCTCGGACTGCTACCTCAATTATAAAGACTACAACGAAATGTTGCTTGCCAGAAAACCGCCCCGCCTTCCCTGGGAAGAAGAAAATGTCTATAATAAAATTTTAGCGACTTATAGACGCTAA
- the mobC gene encoding plasmid mobilization relaxosome protein MobC codes for MATKPLVFCSPQVVFSGTPKTTLPLPCGAPIGELLGKGRKTFATWFFFPKDGNSPLQDMKKAQKKPGRPPMLIGKRIHIIKAKLTDEELKALIEIQKASGLHRMELIRRRVLGKGAPVIINVNELLHKLDAIGAELGRAGNNINQLARHANTLNKQGNLKEQVVREFNNLFADYIHMQQELERQLRHILRTMKSS; via the coding sequence ATGGCAACAAAACCTCTTGTGTTTTGCTCTCCGCAAGTTGTGTTTTCGGGTACCCCGAAAACCACCTTGCCTTTACCCTGCGGCGCTCCTATTGGGGAGCTGCTGGGCAAAGGGAGAAAAACCTTCGCAACTTGGTTTTTCTTTCCAAAGGATGGAAATAGCCCCTTACAGGATATGAAAAAAGCTCAAAAAAAGCCAGGTAGACCACCAATGCTGATAGGAAAACGGATACATATTATCAAGGCCAAACTCACCGACGAAGAATTAAAGGCATTGATCGAAATCCAAAAAGCTAGCGGTTTACACCGGATGGAACTTATTCGCAGACGTGTTCTTGGCAAAGGTGCACCAGTCATTATCAATGTAAATGAATTACTCCATAAACTTGATGCTATCGGTGCTGAGCTCGGAAGAGCTGGCAATAATATAAATCAGCTGGCCCGACATGCCAATACCCTTAATAAACAAGGGAATCTAAAGGAACAAGTTGTCCGGGAATTTAATAATCTATTCGCTGATTATATCCATATGCAACAGGAACTCGAAAGACAACTTCGCCATATTCTTCGGACAATGAAATCCTCTTAA
- a CDS encoding DNA cytosine methyltransferase: protein MLRHGSLFSGIGGFDLASTWMGWENIFSCEIDAFCRKILHYYWPKTKHHDDIYQLNATQYRGQIDIISGGFPCQPFSQSGRRKGKEDDRYLWPQALRIIREARPKWIVLENVAGLFTILEQENLSEMELKEIELFCTDDTQKTNSTIIQLQRRIIGHIVSDIQSAGYILPRPQDGTPIILCIPACAVDAPHRRDRIWFIAHTEHFADRKYNDRPTDFRSMGHDQKRWHVTAAPCKGWNPDHGCTGRTYSSYQGQEEEQGNCRPKTFEKHDGNTISCNNPQDDHTAREIDESPIKGSSDNGHGYRIPNWDEWPTQSPIYRRDDGISGGLDGIALSKWRTQSHKGYGNAIVPQVALQLFRAIETVDREMKNHSL from the coding sequence ATGCTTAGACACGGTAGCCTCTTCAGTGGTATCGGTGGATTTGATCTTGCTTCCACATGGATGGGATGGGAAAATATCTTTTCCTGCGAGATAGATGCATTTTGCCGAAAAATACTTCATTACTATTGGCCCAAAACAAAACACCATGACGACATCTATCAGCTCAATGCAACTCAGTATAGAGGACAAATTGACATTATCAGCGGAGGATTCCCATGCCAGCCTTTCAGTCAATCAGGAAGAAGAAAGGGCAAAGAGGATGACCGCTATCTCTGGCCACAGGCTCTCCGAATTATTAGAGAAGCAAGGCCTAAGTGGATTGTTCTTGAAAACGTTGCTGGACTCTTCACCATTCTCGAGCAAGAAAATCTATCTGAAATGGAACTCAAAGAGATTGAGCTTTTTTGTACAGACGACACGCAGAAAACAAACAGTACCATTATCCAGCTTCAGAGAAGAATCATTGGACACATTGTTTCAGATATCCAATCAGCAGGATATATACTTCCGAGACCCCAAGATGGCACACCAATCATTTTGTGTATTCCAGCTTGCGCCGTGGACGCCCCGCACCGCCGGGACCGGATCTGGTTTATTGCCCACACCGAGCACTTTGCAGATCGGAAGTATAACGATAGACCCACAGACTTTAGAAGTATGGGACACGATCAAAAAAGGTGGCACGTTACGGCAGCGCCGTGTAAGGGATGGAATCCTGATCATGGCTGCACAGGCAGGACTTATTCCTCCTATCAGGGACAAGAAGAAGAACAAGGTAACTGTCGGCCCAAAACCTTTGAAAAGCATGATGGAAATACAATATCCTGCAATAATCCACAAGATGATCACACTGCTCGCGAAATCGACGAATCCCCCATCAAAGGAAGCTCCGATAACGGACATGGGTACCGAATTCCTAATTGGGATGAATGGCCAACTCAGTCCCCCATTTATCGCAGAGATGATGGGATTTCCGGTGGACTGGACGGAATTGCCCTTTCAAAATGGCGGACACAGAGCCATAAAGGTTACGGAAACGCCATAGTTCCCCAAGTTGCTCTTCAACTTTTTAGGGCAATAGAAACCGTTGACAGGGAAATGAAAAATCACTCGCTTTAG
- a CDS encoding relaxase/mobilization nuclease domain-containing protein produces the protein MIVKILRKSSTFKAVNYNTGKVDKNKGELLLVKNFGVLQGIENLRPQDYINYLEAVSSSNTRIKYPQFHVAISTKGRQHSKEELSDIAQKWMEGMGYGGQPYILIFHKDTNNNHVHLVSTRVGRDGKKISDRFEKLRAYRVLDQIMGVGEQQVLKNHLEEALSYNFSTHAQFMMLLETMGYSLDLTDKAYTISKNGHQIGSIDLSKIDNKIADRIKDTVRVKQIRAIFEKYRSIYDTSVNNSEHGYNSSFADFLRKKFGLEIVFHGKNGMPPYGYTLMDHSKYAVYRGSEIMALNDIITGKPNQSNKSQKEQTQTHILPNLRDSQDEAKKESHEEIQSEHWQNKWDNILPVETPTPEHAPPELEIVVPVLNINISDDIDDEAILGRNRRRKRKARTNTR, from the coding sequence ATGATTGTCAAGATCCTCAGAAAATCGTCGACTTTCAAAGCAGTAAATTATAATACGGGCAAAGTCGACAAAAACAAAGGCGAACTGCTTCTGGTCAAAAATTTTGGTGTGCTTCAGGGAATCGAGAACCTACGGCCTCAAGATTATATCAATTACCTGGAAGCTGTTTCTTCATCCAACACACGTATCAAATATCCACAGTTCCATGTAGCCATATCCACCAAAGGACGGCAGCACAGCAAAGAAGAACTTTCGGATATCGCACAGAAATGGATGGAAGGAATGGGTTACGGAGGGCAGCCGTATATACTGATCTTTCACAAAGACACAAACAACAACCACGTACATCTGGTGTCGACACGTGTAGGAAGGGATGGAAAGAAAATCTCTGACAGATTTGAAAAGCTGCGTGCGTATAGGGTTTTGGATCAGATTATGGGTGTGGGCGAACAACAGGTACTAAAAAATCATCTTGAAGAAGCACTGTCTTACAATTTTTCTACGCACGCTCAATTTATGATGCTTCTTGAAACAATGGGTTATTCACTTGATCTGACCGACAAAGCGTACACTATAAGTAAAAATGGCCATCAGATAGGTTCCATTGATCTATCCAAAATCGATAATAAAATAGCTGACCGCATAAAAGATACAGTCCGAGTAAAACAGATCCGGGCAATTTTTGAAAAATACAGATCCATCTATGATACATCGGTAAATAATTCTGAACATGGCTATAACTCAAGCTTTGCTGATTTTCTCCGTAAAAAATTCGGTTTAGAAATAGTCTTCCATGGAAAAAATGGAATGCCCCCCTATGGGTATACGCTGATGGATCATTCAAAATATGCAGTTTATAGGGGCAGTGAAATTATGGCGCTCAACGACATTATTACTGGAAAACCTAATCAGTCCAATAAGTCCCAGAAAGAGCAGACACAAACCCATATCCTACCCAATCTTCGAGATAGTCAAGATGAGGCTAAAAAGGAAAGTCATGAGGAAATTCAATCTGAACATTGGCAAAATAAGTGGGACAATATTCTGCCAGTAGAAACTCCAACCCCTGAGCACGCTCCGCCCGAACTGGAAATCGTAGTCCCCGTCCTGAATATCAATATATCCGATGATATTGATGACGAAGCTATCCTAGGCAGAAACCGCCGCCGCAAGCGTAAGGCCCGGACAAATACCAGATAA
- a CDS encoding ParA family protein yields MVILIGNQKGGAGKSTLTLLLANYLTSVHEEEVTVLDMDYQQSVSSKYEKAKILENEPPYEIVPVDLAQFPTLLKVLTKNPKEIVLIDLPGKMDDDGLIPVILSGNIILCPFNYDEFSVDSTLLFAMVVKKINSKAPLIFIPNRIKSNVRYDTQMEVDRVMAKFGTITPIISDRIDFQRVNTLHTPAIVLPVILPILNLIYDNYIKKQTSE; encoded by the coding sequence ATGGTCATTCTTATAGGAAACCAGAAAGGCGGAGCAGGGAAAAGCACGCTTACCCTGCTGCTCGCCAACTACCTCACTTCTGTACATGAAGAAGAAGTTACTGTCCTTGATATGGATTACCAACAGTCCGTATCCTCAAAATATGAAAAAGCCAAAATCCTGGAGAACGAACCGCCCTACGAAATTGTTCCAGTGGATCTTGCCCAGTTTCCGACATTACTCAAAGTTCTCACCAAAAATCCCAAAGAGATAGTTTTGATAGACCTGCCGGGAAAAATGGATGATGATGGTCTGATACCGGTCATTCTTTCGGGGAATATTATCCTATGCCCATTTAATTACGATGAATTTTCGGTCGACTCTACCTTACTTTTTGCTATGGTCGTCAAGAAGATCAACAGTAAAGCACCATTAATTTTTATTCCAAACCGGATCAAATCAAACGTACGGTACGATACCCAAATGGAAGTGGACAGAGTTATGGCCAAATTCGGAACCATAACACCCATTATCAGTGACCGGATAGATTTCCAGCGCGTAAACACACTTCATACGCCAGCAATTGTGCTACCCGTCATTTTACCCATACTAAATCTGATCTATGACAACTATATCAAGAAGCAAACATCCGAATGA
- a CDS encoding DUF4134 family protein translates to MWQGNMLWTATAVLFFISPETAAAQPGISEFYQVSGEMHRWYFSLSDLILVIGAISGILGGLRIYSNWQGGKIHHIDAQVMGWFFSCLFLTIVGAFLKALYGIS, encoded by the coding sequence ATGTGGCAAGGGAACATGTTATGGACGGCAACTGCCGTCCTTTTTTTTATATCGCCAGAAACAGCAGCGGCACAGCCCGGTATCAGTGAATTTTATCAGGTATCCGGTGAAATGCACCGCTGGTACTTTAGCCTTTCTGACCTGATTTTAGTGATCGGAGCCATTTCCGGAATTCTTGGTGGATTGCGCATATATAGCAACTGGCAAGGCGGCAAAATCCACCACATTGACGCCCAGGTAATGGGCTGGTTTTTTTCCTGCCTCTTCCTGACCATTGTCGGTGCCTTCCTCAAAGCCCTCTACGGGATCAGTTAA
- a CDS encoding DUF4134 domain-containing protein produces MTVKTKKLFVCTALFLGAANMLFAQTAGGTLGIDAATSSLTTYVDPVSTLTLAIGAVVGIVGGVRVYIKWNSGDNDINKELMGWMGSCLFLVLVSVVIKAFFGV; encoded by the coding sequence ATGACAGTAAAAACAAAAAAACTGTTCGTTTGCACAGCGCTTTTCCTCGGCGCAGCAAACATGCTATTTGCCCAAACTGCGGGTGGCACCTTAGGTATTGATGCAGCAACCTCCTCGCTGACAACTTATGTTGATCCTGTATCTACTTTAACACTGGCCATTGGGGCAGTTGTAGGAATTGTGGGTGGCGTGAGAGTTTACATCAAATGGAACTCGGGCGATAACGACATCAACAAAGAACTGATGGGATGGATGGGTTCCTGTCTCTTTCTGGTGCTCGTTTCCGTCGTCATCAAGGCATTCTTTGGCGTCTGA
- a CDS encoding DUF4133 domain-containing protein, whose product MMTKYSIYKGLQRPLVYRGFKGKFIGWGIGFLILGLVGGGLTGALTNMYLGGIITILTITGGLTFTFYRQKDGLHDKTRNKGISIHPIRLKKNYADPFS is encoded by the coding sequence ATGATGACAAAGTATTCCATTTACAAGGGGCTCCAACGCCCCCTTGTTTATCGTGGTTTTAAAGGTAAATTCATCGGCTGGGGAATCGGGTTCCTCATTCTCGGGTTGGTTGGTGGTGGCCTGACGGGCGCATTGACAAATATGTATCTCGGCGGGATAATCACCATACTGACCATAACCGGAGGACTTACATTCACATTCTACAGACAGAAAGACGGACTACACGATAAAACACGGAACAAAGGTATTTCTATCCATCCCATACGCCTCAAGAAAAACTATGCTGACCCATTCTCCTAA